One stretch of Rhipicephalus sanguineus isolate Rsan-2018 chromosome 10, BIME_Rsan_1.4, whole genome shotgun sequence DNA includes these proteins:
- the LOC119406517 gene encoding P2X purinoceptor 7: MDASVRARLERLARIMDPYRDTPRRIPATAVRDDAPSPDSPPSPGEGDDVRWCFCGHCLPSTNAEENVCCRVVPEVVAKGNDDCITRHADFSSVCLNAAVLEAMFYILADFDVQMDAELHKKYRFVAYRLFTKWLWKRLGRHNRVVPPACVVARIRHEYPSATYVGFQHPHLD, from the exons atggATGCCTCGGTGCGCGCTCGTTTAGAAAGGCTGGCACGGATAATGGATCCTTACCGTGACACACCGCGTCGCATCCCTGCAACTGCTGTCAGGGACGATGCACCGAGCCCCGACAGTCCACCTTCTCCAGGCGAAGGAGACGACGTGCGTTG GTGTTTTTGTGGGCACTGCTTGCCAAGCACGAATGCAGAAGAAAATGTGTGCTGCCGTGTGGTGCCGGAAGTTGTTGCCAAGGGCAACGACGACTGCATCACGCGTCATGCGGACTTTTCAAGCGTGTGCCTGAATGCTGCGGTTCTCGAGGCGATGTTTTACATCCTGGCAGACTTCGACGTTCAGATGGATGCGGAGCTCCACAA GAAGTACCGCTTCGTCGCGTACCGGCTATTCACGAAATGGCTGTGGAAGCGACTTGGCCGCCACAACAGGGTCGTTCCGCCTGCATGTGTTGTAGCCAGGATCAGGCACGAGTATCCCTCGGCGACATACGTCGGCTTTCAACACCCCCATTTGGACTAG
- the LOC119406518 gene encoding uncharacterized protein LOC119406518 gives MKKLKSLRKSKGCTIIGKWIKSIVNHLYFVAAAGNGDGDLIVSMWRSMLNHICNQHVGHQRPFTACLHGPLEDREWMKRDSLAFSKMRAILECPRLLNDLRQLSPDDQTFSLEALNSLTKRYVNRLRVDVVNRCTASSHKGSQQLRTQQPHRCMTDDYDKPDKAALVAQLKSRFQ, from the exons ATGAAGAAGCTCAAGTCTTTGCGCAAATCCAAAGGCTGCACCATTATTGGAAAATGGATCAAGAGTATAGTCAACCACTTGTATTTCGTGGCTGCAGCAGGAAATGGCGATGGGGACCTGATAGTCAGCATGTGGCGTAGCATGCTCAATCACATCTGCAACCAGCATGTGGGCCACCAGAGACCGTTCACTGCTTGCTTACATGGGCCCCTTGAAGATAGAGAATGGATGAAACGAG ATTCTCTCGCATTCTCCAAGATGCGCGCCATTCTGGAATGTCCACGCCTGCTGAATGACCTGCGCCAGCTATCCCCAGATGACCAAACGTTTTCATTGGAGGCACTCAACAGCTTGACCAAAC GTTATGTCAACCGGCTGCGAGTTGATGTGGTCAACAGGTGTACAGCTTCCTCACACAAAGGTAGCCAGCAGCTGAGAACACAACAGCCACACCGGTGCATGACTGACGACTACGACAAGCCTGACAAAGCAGCATTAGTCGCACAGCTGAAATCGAGGTTTCAATGA